Proteins from a genomic interval of Chionomys nivalis chromosome 7, mChiNiv1.1, whole genome shotgun sequence:
- the Enpp7 gene encoding ectonucleotide pyrophosphatase/phosphodiesterase family member 7, translated as MEHPAVLLAVALAILAGGTGAPLQKPHKLLLVSFDGFRWNYDQDVDTPNLDAMAQEGVKAQYMTPAFVTLTSPCHFTLVTGKYIENHGVVHNMFYNTTTKVRWPYHTTLGITNWWDNGSIPIWITAQRQGLKTGSFFYPGGNVTYQGEAVTMSRKEGIFHNYKNETEWRENVDTVMKWFTEEDAALVTLYFGEPDSTGHKYGPESQERKDMVEQVDRTVGYLRDSIERHNLSDSLNLIITSDHGMTTVNQKASDLVEFHKFPNFTFKDIEFELLDYGPNGMLIPKEGMLEKVYSVLKDAHPRLHVYKKEDFPKSFHYANNSRITSLLMYSDLGYVIHGRVNVQFNKGEHGFDNQNMDMKTIFRAVGPSFKAGLEVEPFESIHVYELMCQLLGIVPEPNDGHPGTLQPMLQSGSAFQLSGGLRLMMMLLGILMVLANT; from the exons ATGGAACACCCAGCCGTCCTCCTCGCCGTGGCTCTGGCTATCCTGGCTGGTGGGACTGGGGCGCCTCTCCAAAAGCCACACAAATTACTCCTCGTGTCCTTTGATGGCTTCCGCTGGAACTACGACCAAGATGTGGACACCCCTAACCTGGACGCCATGGCTCAGGAAGGGGTAAAGGCACAATACATGACACCCGCCTTTGTCACCCTGACCAGCCCCTGCCACTTTACACTGGTCACTG GCAAATACATTGAGAACCATGGGGTGGTTCACAACATGTTCTACAACACCACCACCAAGGTGAGGTGGCCCTACCACACCACGCTGGGTATCACGAACTGGTGGGACAACGGCAGCATACCCATCTGGATCACAGCCCAGAGGCAG GGCTTAAAAACCGGCTCCTTCTTCTACCCTGGCGGGAACGTCACCTACCAAGGAGAGGCTGTGACCATGAGCCGGAAGGAAGGCATCTTCCACAATTACAAAAACGAGACGGAGTGGAGAGAAAATGTGGACACTGTGATGAAGTGGTTCACAGAGGAGGACGCGGCCCTAGTCACTCTCTATTTTGGGGAGCCAGACTCCACTGGCCACAAATACGGCCCTGAGTCCCAGGAGAGGAAGGACATGGTGGAACAGGTCGACAGGACTGTGGGCTACCTCCGGGACAGCATCGAGCGCCACAATCTCTCAGACAGCCTCAACCTGATCATCACATCCGACCATGGCATGACCACAGTCAACCAGAAAGCCAGCGACTTGGTGGAGTTCCACAAGTTCCCCAACTTCACCTTCAAGGACATCGAGTTCGAGCTCTTAGACTACGGGCCCAATGGGATGCTGATCCCCAAGGAAGGGATGCTGGAGAAGGTGTACAGCGTCCTCAAGGATGCCCACCCCAGGCTGCACGTGTACAAGAAGGAAGATTTCCCCAAGAGCTTCCACTACGCCAACAACTCGAGGATCACGTCCCTGCTCATGTACAGTGACCTCGGCTACGTCATCCATGGG AGAGTGAACGTCCAGTTCAACAAGGGTGAGCATGGTTTCGACAACCAAAACATGGATATGAAGACCATCTTCCGGGCTGTGGGTCCCAGCTTCAAGGCAGGCCTAGAGGTGGAGCCCTTTGAGAGCATCCATGTGTACGAGCTCATGTGTCAGCTGCTTGGCATCGTCCCCGAGCCCAACGATGGACATCCTGGCACCCTGCAACCCATGCTCCAATCAG GGTCCGCTTTCCAACTCAGTGGTGGGCTCCGCTTGATGATGATGTTGCTGGGGATCCTGATGGTTCTGGCCAATACATAA